One genomic window of Vibrio parahaemolyticus includes the following:
- the rsmH gene encoding 16S rRNA (cytosine(1402)-N(4))-methyltransferase RsmH — protein sequence MTETFQHISVLLNESIDGLAIKPDGIYIDGTFGRGGHSRTILSKLGPNGRLYSIDRDPQAIAEAGKIDDPRFTIIHGPFSGMAQYAEEYDLVGKVDGVLLDLGVSSPQLDDAERGFSFMKDGPLDMRMDPTSGIPVSQWLMEADLDDITWVIREFGEDKHARRIARAIVEYRENEENEPMVRTGQLAKLISEAAPKSFKEKKHPATRAFQAFRIYINSELEEIDTALKGAARILAPEGRLSVISFHSLEDRMVKRFIRKESKGPEVPHGIPLTEAQIKELGSANMKTVGKAIKPSKQEIDMNPRSRSSVLRIAEKL from the coding sequence ATGACCGAAACCTTCCAACATATTTCCGTGTTATTAAATGAATCCATTGATGGCTTGGCTATCAAACCAGATGGTATCTACATTGATGGAACATTTGGCCGAGGCGGTCACAGCCGTACAATTTTATCCAAACTTGGCCCAAATGGCCGACTGTACAGTATTGACCGTGACCCTCAAGCTATTGCGGAAGCAGGCAAAATTGACGACCCTCGTTTTACCATCATTCATGGCCCGTTTTCTGGCATGGCTCAATACGCAGAAGAGTATGACCTAGTTGGTAAAGTAGACGGTGTACTATTGGATCTTGGTGTGTCTTCGCCTCAGCTGGATGACGCAGAGCGTGGCTTCAGCTTTATGAAAGATGGCCCGCTAGATATGCGCATGGATCCAACTTCAGGCATCCCGGTTTCTCAATGGTTGATGGAAGCGGATCTGGATGACATCACTTGGGTGATTCGTGAATTCGGTGAAGACAAACACGCTCGTCGTATCGCTCGTGCGATTGTGGAATACCGTGAAAACGAAGAGAACGAGCCAATGGTTCGTACTGGTCAGTTGGCAAAACTGATCTCTGAAGCAGCACCAAAAAGTTTTAAAGAGAAAAAGCACCCAGCGACGCGTGCTTTCCAAGCGTTCCGTATTTACATCAACAGTGAGCTAGAAGAAATTGATACTGCACTGAAAGGTGCGGCTCGTATTTTAGCTCCTGAAGGTCGTTTATCTGTCATCAGTTTCCATTCGTTGGAAGACCGCATGGTAAAACGCTTTATCCGCAAAGAAAGTAAAGGTCCTGAGGTTCCACATGGGATTCCTTTGACGGAAGCGCAAATCAAAGAGCTTGGCAGCGCAAACATGAAAACTGTTGGCAAAGCGATAAAACCGAGCAAACAAGAAATTGACATGAACCCTCGTTCGCGCAGTTCTGTGCTAAGAATTGCTGAAAAGCTTTAA
- the ftsL gene encoding cell division protein FtsL, whose translation MTKPTPNLAKLIATDLITVGRWSLLLLLLIMASAMGVVFATHHARQAITEKDHTLVERERLDSEWRNLMLEETALAEHSRVQDLAKKDLEMKRPDGDKEVVITLK comes from the coding sequence ATGACGAAACCCACTCCCAACCTTGCTAAGTTGATCGCCACGGATTTAATTACCGTTGGTCGCTGGTCATTACTATTGTTGCTATTGATCATGGCATCAGCAATGGGAGTGGTATTTGCTACCCACCATGCGCGTCAAGCGATCACTGAAAAAGATCACACTCTGGTTGAGCGCGAGCGATTAGATAGCGAATGGCGCAACCTGATGTTGGAAGAAACCGCCTTAGCAGAACACAGTCGAGTGCAAGATCTTGCGAAAAAGGATCTTGAAATGAAACGACCTGACGGCGATAAAGAAGTGGTTATCACGCTAAAATGA
- a CDS encoding penicillin-binding transpeptidase domain-containing protein has protein sequence MIRKKTNAKQGNKRKSSAKPKAAVNDTKTAPKAAKVEVEPSFLIRWRFHLLLFFVFCAFALLVARVAYIQIIEPDNLIKQGDLRSIRVKSIPSARGIISDRNGEPLAVSVPVEAVWADPATIFKENALSQKQNWYALADVLGVDRQGLIDKIKRNEKRRFIYLQRQVSPAMANYIRELKLPGIGLKSESRRYYPAGEVSAHLVGVTGIDGHGLEGVERSYDEWLTGEEGKKTIRKDRYGRVVENIAWQDKQEGKSLQLTIDQRLQAIAYRAIKQAVADHRATSGSVVMLDVKTGAVLAMVNAPSYNPNNRTDWQSYKMRNRVITDSMEPGSTIKPFVILAALENGVADKDTIVDTGNGVLRLGGSRVRDVSWVGKASLSMILKKSSNIGVTKLAMQMPVEALLGLYSSVGFGELSGLNLVGEVTGIFPTRTRWSPIERATIAFGYGLSITPIQLAHAYATLGNLGKYEPIHIIESNDRDMSRQVVSKENARLVLDMLETVTQKGGSARRAAVPGYRVGAKTGTSRKASAGGYSDEYITYTAGLAPVSDPRIALVVIVNEPQGDDYYGGSVASPVFSEIMKGALQILNVAPDENKFQQ, from the coding sequence ATGATAAGAAAGAAAACCAACGCTAAACAAGGAAATAAGCGTAAGTCTTCTGCGAAACCCAAAGCCGCAGTAAACGACACCAAAACCGCACCGAAAGCAGCGAAAGTAGAAGTAGAGCCATCATTTTTGATTCGCTGGCGCTTCCATTTATTGCTGTTTTTTGTTTTCTGCGCCTTTGCGCTTCTTGTCGCTCGTGTGGCCTATATTCAAATCATCGAGCCGGATAATCTCATTAAGCAGGGCGATCTACGTTCGATCCGTGTTAAGTCTATCCCGTCTGCACGAGGCATTATTTCTGATCGCAATGGTGAACCTTTAGCGGTGAGTGTGCCTGTTGAAGCGGTTTGGGCCGATCCAGCCACCATTTTTAAAGAAAATGCGCTAAGTCAGAAACAAAACTGGTATGCCTTAGCAGACGTGTTAGGTGTGGATCGCCAAGGCCTGATTGACAAAATCAAGCGCAACGAAAAGCGTCGCTTTATTTACCTGCAGCGCCAGGTGAGCCCAGCAATGGCAAACTACATTCGCGAACTGAAGCTACCAGGTATTGGTCTTAAGTCGGAGTCTCGTCGTTATTACCCGGCTGGCGAAGTCAGTGCGCACCTTGTCGGTGTGACAGGCATTGACGGTCATGGCCTAGAGGGGGTTGAGCGCAGCTATGATGAATGGTTAACCGGTGAAGAAGGTAAAAAGACCATTCGTAAAGACCGCTATGGCCGTGTCGTTGAAAACATCGCTTGGCAAGACAAACAAGAAGGCAAGTCGTTGCAGCTGACCATTGACCAGCGTTTGCAGGCTATCGCTTACCGTGCCATCAAACAGGCGGTTGCCGATCACCGTGCAACCTCTGGCTCCGTGGTGATGCTGGATGTAAAAACGGGTGCCGTTTTGGCGATGGTTAATGCTCCGTCATACAACCCAAATAACCGCACGGATTGGCAAAGTTATAAGATGCGTAACCGTGTGATCACGGACTCAATGGAGCCCGGCTCGACCATTAAGCCTTTCGTTATTTTAGCCGCCTTAGAAAATGGAGTGGCGGATAAAGATACTATCGTTGATACCGGTAATGGCGTGCTTCGATTGGGCGGTAGCCGAGTCAGGGACGTTTCGTGGGTAGGCAAAGCTAGTCTGTCTATGATTCTGAAAAAATCGAGTAACATCGGTGTGACCAAACTTGCGATGCAAATGCCTGTTGAGGCGCTGCTTGGCTTGTACAGTTCGGTGGGTTTTGGGGAACTTTCTGGTTTGAACTTAGTTGGCGAAGTGACTGGTATCTTCCCAACTCGAACGCGTTGGTCTCCCATTGAACGTGCAACCATTGCGTTTGGTTATGGTCTGTCTATCACGCCGATTCAGCTTGCACATGCGTATGCAACGTTAGGGAACCTTGGCAAGTACGAGCCGATTCATATTATCGAGAGTAATGACCGTGATATGTCACGTCAGGTAGTAAGCAAGGAAAATGCGCGTCTTGTGCTTGATATGCTTGAGACCGTAACTCAAAAAGGCGGTTCTGCTCGTCGTGCAGCCGTTCCGGGGTATCGAGTCGGTGCTAAAACGGGTACGTCTCGAAAAGCATCGGCGGGTGGCTATAGTGATGAATACATCACTTATACCGCAGGTCTAGCACCTGTGAGCGACCCACGAATTGCGTTGGTGGTGATTGTGAATGAGCCGCAAGGTGATGATTACTACGGTGGTTCGGTCGCGTCTCCTGTCTTTTCTGAAATTATGAAAGGTGCACTGCAAATCCTGAACGTCGCACCTGATGAAAACAAATTCCAGCAGTAG
- the murE gene encoding UDP-N-acetylmuramoyl-L-alanyl-D-glutamate--2,6-diaminopimelate ligase, whose translation MTKAISMDALLSPWVDCPSLASVLVSELELDSRKVQPGTTFVAIVGHVVDGRKFIASAIEKGANAVIAQACDVKAHGTIDIIDDIPVVYLDALDKCLSEIAGQLYTYPDMKLIGVTGTNGKTTITQLIAQWIGLVGSKAAVMGTTGNGFLDDLKEAANTTGNAVEIQHTLASLAEQQAQYTALEVSSHGLIQGRVKSLSFAAGVFTNLSRDHLDYHGTMEEYANAKLTLFTQHQCAQAIINVDDEVGAAWAKQLRNAIAVSLAPTTEFEHALWASQVAYAESGITIRFDGQFGEGTLHAPLIGEFNAANLMLAFATLLSLGFDKSDLLATAAQLQPVLGRMELFQAEHRAKVVVDYAHTPDALEKALQALRVHCDGQLWAIFGCGGDRDAGKRPMMAEIAERLGDKVVLTDDNPRSEDPVLIVKDMLAGLSKPAEAIVQHDRFKALSYALENAASQDIILLAGKGHEDYQIRNGETIHYSDRESAMQLLGLSS comes from the coding sequence ATGACTAAAGCCATCAGTATGGACGCGCTGCTTTCCCCTTGGGTGGATTGCCCTAGTTTGGCGTCCGTTCTCGTTTCAGAACTAGAACTTGATAGTCGCAAAGTTCAACCAGGTACAACCTTTGTCGCTATTGTCGGCCATGTGGTAGATGGACGTAAGTTCATTGCCTCTGCGATTGAAAAAGGCGCCAATGCGGTGATTGCCCAGGCTTGTGATGTGAAAGCGCATGGCACAATCGACATCATCGATGATATTCCGGTGGTTTATCTCGATGCGCTTGATAAATGTTTATCTGAAATTGCCGGCCAGTTGTACACCTATCCTGATATGAAGTTGATTGGTGTGACAGGCACAAACGGTAAAACCACCATCACCCAGCTTATCGCGCAGTGGATTGGGTTAGTTGGTTCAAAAGCAGCAGTGATGGGCACCACAGGTAATGGTTTCTTAGATGATTTAAAAGAAGCGGCGAACACCACAGGAAACGCGGTGGAAATCCAGCATACGCTGGCTTCTTTGGCCGAACAACAAGCGCAATATACGGCGTTAGAAGTGTCTTCTCATGGCTTGATCCAAGGCCGCGTTAAATCCCTTTCCTTTGCTGCTGGCGTATTTACCAACTTGAGCCGAGACCATCTTGATTATCACGGTACGATGGAAGAGTACGCCAACGCCAAACTAACGCTGTTTACCCAGCATCAATGTGCTCAAGCAATCATCAATGTTGATGACGAAGTTGGCGCTGCGTGGGCGAAACAACTGAGGAATGCGATTGCCGTTTCTCTTGCTCCTACAACTGAGTTTGAACACGCGCTGTGGGCGAGCCAAGTGGCTTATGCTGAATCCGGTATTACGATTCGTTTTGATGGTCAGTTTGGCGAAGGTACGCTGCATGCGCCGTTGATTGGTGAATTCAACGCAGCCAACTTAATGCTGGCATTTGCGACCTTATTGAGCCTTGGTTTTGATAAGAGCGATTTGCTAGCGACGGCTGCTCAATTGCAGCCGGTGTTAGGCCGAATGGAGCTATTCCAAGCTGAGCATCGCGCCAAAGTTGTGGTCGATTACGCTCACACGCCTGATGCGCTTGAAAAAGCATTACAAGCACTGCGCGTGCATTGTGACGGACAGCTTTGGGCTATTTTCGGTTGTGGTGGCGATCGCGATGCGGGTAAGCGTCCAATGATGGCAGAAATCGCTGAGCGTTTGGGTGACAAAGTCGTCTTGACCGATGATAACCCGCGCAGTGAAGACCCTGTATTAATCGTCAAAGATATGCTTGCTGGCCTATCCAAACCAGCAGAAGCGATTGTTCAGCATGATCGCTTTAAAGCGCTTTCTTACGCGTTGGAAAACGCTGCGTCTCAAGACATTATCTTGCTGGCAGGTAAGGGCCACGAAGACTACCAAATTCGTAACGGCGAAACGATTCATTATTCCGACCGCGAATCCGCAATGCAGCTTTTAGGATTGTCCTCATGA
- a CDS encoding UDP-N-acetylmuramoyl-tripeptide--D-alanyl-D-alanine ligase — protein sequence MIKVTLSQIAEITGGALFGNDLTIDAVSTDTRTIDNGALFVALVGERFDAHNFCQQAFEAGAGALLVEKRLDVNAPQVVVSDTKIALGELASWVHHSCQTPTVAITGSCGKTTVKEMVASILQQKGNVLFTAGNFNNDIGVPLTLLRSQQDDDYAVIELGANHIGEIAYTTQLVKPDIALVNNVAAAHLEGFGSIEGVKQAKGEIYQGLQAGGIAIVNLDSNGDALWQSVLADKKVITFSHNNSQADFYASNVTMNEEGKASFTLHISSDSREIELSLGIIGQHNVANAIAASIIALHMGATVEEIQFGLLNLNKVKGRVDVEQLSSTIKLIDDSYNASVPAMKAAVDLLGAFHGQRWLILGNMAELGEESLALHRQVGEHAAPQKFEHVLTYGADAKIISELCHGIHFETHQEMIDYIKQHLDQTVSDQHTILVKGANGARMFEVAAALKEYF from the coding sequence ATGATCAAGGTTACTTTATCTCAAATTGCTGAAATCACTGGCGGAGCGTTATTTGGTAACGATCTGACTATCGACGCAGTGTCCACTGACACGCGAACGATCGACAATGGTGCGCTGTTTGTTGCGCTTGTCGGTGAACGATTCGATGCTCATAATTTTTGTCAGCAAGCATTTGAAGCGGGGGCTGGTGCCTTATTGGTTGAAAAGCGTCTTGATGTGAATGCGCCGCAAGTCGTGGTATCGGATACCAAAATCGCACTGGGCGAGTTAGCTTCTTGGGTGCACCATTCTTGCCAAACGCCTACCGTTGCGATAACTGGCAGTTGTGGAAAGACCACGGTGAAAGAGATGGTTGCCAGCATTCTTCAGCAAAAAGGCAACGTGTTGTTCACGGCTGGTAACTTCAATAATGATATTGGTGTTCCGCTGACCTTGCTGCGTTCTCAGCAAGATGACGATTACGCGGTGATTGAGCTAGGCGCAAACCATATTGGTGAAATTGCTTACACTACCCAGCTTGTGAAACCGGATATCGCGCTGGTAAACAATGTTGCGGCGGCGCATTTGGAAGGCTTTGGTTCTATTGAGGGTGTAAAGCAAGCCAAAGGTGAAATCTATCAAGGGTTACAGGCTGGTGGCATTGCCATCGTCAATCTCGATAGTAACGGTGACGCGCTGTGGCAATCGGTTCTTGCAGATAAAAAAGTGATCACTTTCTCGCATAATAATTCGCAAGCGGACTTTTACGCATCGAACGTGACAATGAATGAGGAAGGTAAAGCGAGCTTTACTTTGCATATTTCATCAGATTCGCGAGAAATTGAACTGTCACTTGGTATTATTGGTCAACATAACGTTGCAAATGCTATTGCGGCCTCAATCATTGCGCTACACATGGGGGCAACCGTTGAAGAGATTCAGTTTGGTCTTTTAAACCTTAACAAAGTAAAAGGCCGAGTGGATGTAGAGCAACTTAGCTCGACGATCAAGTTGATCGATGACAGCTACAATGCAAGCGTACCTGCGATGAAAGCGGCGGTTGATTTGCTTGGGGCGTTTCACGGTCAGCGCTGGTTGATTTTAGGCAATATGGCGGAATTGGGTGAGGAAAGTCTTGCACTTCACCGTCAAGTCGGGGAACATGCTGCCCCACAAAAATTTGAACATGTTCTCACATATGGTGCAGACGCAAAGATCATTAGCGAGCTTTGCCATGGCATTCACTTTGAGACACATCAAGAGATGATTGACTACATCAAGCAGCATCTAGACCAAACCGT